One stretch of Zhihengliuella flava DNA includes these proteins:
- a CDS encoding uroporphyrinogen decarboxylase/cobalamine-independent methonine synthase family protein: protein MPDHSSAPTRESTLSASVRVSAHGDMPGTDPVEATRVIRGELGAPHVPHLVELPARGVGADPVGRTVAVLSELSADVRTYGWQLVDAPGHEGRRAESLLRGDINVLADALGAEDAPTRELKTRLRGPLSLARDLFLRTGERALSDHGARRDVAESLAAGLTDHLGALRGAGATRVTVHLDEPGLTDILEGAVPTASGYRTLRSIGRQEMLRAWRTVIQAAREAGADDVVLSTDAAPRSLAAVAEAMTGAECTGIALPISPLDMPAWEQLAELVEGGTSLWLGLIDPRREPPGVLRCVEAVRGPWRSVGLTDASLGRLRLLPTDGFDDVAPHHVRAVLTRLQQTAEALNQIMADA from the coding sequence ATGCCTGATCATTCTTCGGCCCCCACACGCGAGTCAACACTGTCGGCATCCGTTCGCGTGAGCGCTCATGGCGACATGCCCGGAACGGATCCCGTGGAGGCGACGCGCGTGATCCGCGGCGAGCTGGGGGCGCCGCATGTGCCGCACCTCGTCGAACTGCCCGCCCGGGGAGTCGGTGCCGACCCCGTGGGGCGCACCGTCGCGGTCCTGTCCGAACTCTCCGCGGACGTGCGAACCTATGGCTGGCAGTTGGTCGATGCGCCGGGCCACGAGGGTCGCCGCGCCGAATCGCTGCTGCGCGGAGATATCAACGTTCTCGCCGATGCACTGGGCGCTGAGGACGCACCCACCCGCGAGCTCAAAACACGCTTGCGCGGCCCGCTCTCGCTAGCGCGAGACCTCTTTCTGCGCACGGGCGAGCGTGCCTTGTCAGATCACGGTGCCCGGCGGGATGTGGCGGAGTCGCTGGCGGCCGGGCTGACAGACCACCTCGGGGCCCTGCGCGGGGCCGGTGCCACGCGGGTTACAGTGCATCTCGATGAGCCGGGCCTGACGGACATCCTGGAGGGTGCGGTACCTACCGCCAGCGGCTACCGCACCCTGCGGTCCATCGGCCGGCAGGAAATGTTGCGGGCGTGGCGGACCGTGATCCAGGCCGCGCGGGAGGCGGGAGCGGACGACGTCGTATTGTCCACGGACGCCGCCCCGCGCTCACTGGCCGCCGTGGCAGAGGCCATGACCGGGGCTGAGTGCACGGGAATTGCTCTGCCCATCAGCCCGTTGGATATGCCCGCGTGGGAGCAATTGGCCGAACTGGTTGAAGGCGGTACCTCGCTCTGGCTGGGGCTGATTGATCCGCGGCGTGAGCCGCCCGGAGTCCTCCGGTGCGTGGAGGCGGTGCGCGGCCCGTGGCGGAGCGTGGGACTGACCGACGCGTCCCTCGGGCGCCTGAGACTCCTGCCAACGGATGGGTTCGACGACGTTGCACCGCACCACGTCCGGGCGGTCCTGACCCGATTGCAGCAGACGGCGGAGGCGCTCAATCAGATCATGGCGGACGCCTAG
- the mtrA gene encoding MtrAB system response regulator MtrA encodes MKARILVVDDDDALAEMIGIVLRNDDFEPVFCNDGAKALDTFHEVQPDLVLLDLMLPGIDGIEVCRQVRAESDVPIVMLTAKSDTADVVRGLESGADDYVPKPFKPAELIARVKARLRPGEKHDPETLRIGDISVDVAGHTVTRAGEPISLTPLEFELLVALARKPWQVFSREQLLEQVWGYRHAADTRLVNVHVQRLRSKIERDPEKPEVIMTVRGVGYKAGTN; translated from the coding sequence ATGAAGGCCCGAATTTTGGTGGTTGACGATGACGACGCGCTGGCTGAGATGATCGGCATCGTCCTCCGCAACGACGACTTCGAGCCCGTGTTTTGCAACGACGGCGCGAAGGCGCTCGATACCTTTCATGAGGTCCAGCCTGACCTCGTGCTCCTCGACCTCATGCTCCCCGGCATCGATGGGATCGAAGTGTGCCGGCAAGTCCGCGCCGAGAGTGACGTGCCGATTGTCATGCTCACCGCCAAGTCGGACACGGCCGACGTCGTCCGTGGGTTGGAATCCGGGGCCGATGACTACGTGCCCAAGCCGTTCAAGCCGGCGGAATTGATCGCGCGAGTCAAGGCGCGGCTGCGGCCAGGGGAGAAGCACGACCCGGAGACGTTGCGAATCGGTGATATTTCCGTGGACGTGGCCGGACACACGGTCACCCGCGCCGGAGAGCCCATCTCCCTCACGCCGCTCGAATTCGAACTCTTGGTGGCGTTGGCACGCAAGCCCTGGCAGGTCTTCAGCCGCGAGCAGTTGTTGGAACAGGTGTGGGGATATCGCCATGCGGCGGATACGCGTCTGGTCAACGTGCACGTCCAGCGCCTGCGTTCAAAGATTGAGCGGGACCCGGAAAAGCCGGAAGTCATCATGACCGTACGCGGCGTCGGATACAAGGCGGGGACCAACTGA
- the mtrB gene encoding MtrAB system histidine kinase MtrB gives MRPRIVWRLAGLLWRRSLQLRVVTMTLSLSVLALGATGLFLSHQIASGLFDDRFRQVESEAVSGLNYVKATFESLQASDSDQVKTDVMDTLQQAEGDGVNVQRSFVLSPLPGDTDLYVPATTSPGLTTSVVPVDLERVVSEQSGVYWESMSFTKDNVDVAGLAFGTRVSLPPGRDYGLYLIYDLSSVEETLGFFHRTVALAGGLLLIVIGIIAWYTTRLVVRPVSTAANASERLASGHLEERMEVAGEDELARLGESFNHMAGNLQDQIVQLATLSQMQQRFVSDVSHELRTPLTTVAMAAEVLHDARKDFDPVNQRSAELLYNEVGRFQNLLNDLLEISRFDAGAAVLDTDEFDLMPVVKRVIQTAEPHAQQAGAELHVHHNGPCLVEMDPRRIERVVRNLVMNAIEHSEGRRIDLYVASNESAVALAVRDHGLGMSAEQAERVFDRFWRADPARARTTGGSGLGLSIATEDTRLHGGRLDAWGQPGEGACFRLTLPKRVGGSIAVVPLALPPVEPSPRELEAGHGTAPEQGRSTS, from the coding sequence GTGCGCCCGCGCATCGTGTGGCGTCTAGCCGGTCTGCTGTGGCGGAGATCGCTGCAGCTGCGTGTGGTGACGATGACGCTGTCATTGTCCGTCCTCGCGCTCGGGGCCACGGGACTGTTCTTGTCCCACCAGATTGCCTCCGGACTTTTTGACGACCGCTTCCGGCAGGTCGAATCGGAGGCCGTCAGTGGCCTCAACTACGTCAAGGCCACGTTCGAATCTCTGCAGGCAAGCGACTCCGATCAGGTCAAGACCGATGTGATGGATACCCTGCAGCAAGCCGAGGGCGACGGCGTGAACGTCCAACGTTCTTTCGTGCTCTCCCCGCTCCCGGGTGACACGGACTTGTATGTGCCTGCGACCACCAGCCCGGGCCTGACCACCAGTGTGGTCCCAGTGGACCTCGAACGCGTGGTCAGCGAGCAGTCCGGGGTCTACTGGGAGTCCATGTCCTTTACCAAGGACAACGTCGACGTCGCCGGCCTGGCCTTCGGCACCCGCGTCTCCCTGCCGCCGGGCCGTGACTACGGGCTCTACCTCATCTACGACTTGTCCAGTGTGGAGGAGACCCTCGGCTTCTTCCACCGCACCGTGGCGCTGGCCGGCGGATTGCTCCTGATCGTCATCGGCATCATCGCGTGGTACACGACGCGGCTCGTCGTCCGGCCGGTCTCCACCGCGGCCAACGCCTCCGAACGATTGGCCTCCGGGCATTTGGAAGAGCGCATGGAAGTGGCCGGCGAAGACGAACTGGCCCGCCTGGGCGAGTCGTTCAACCACATGGCGGGCAACTTGCAGGACCAGATTGTTCAGCTGGCCACGCTGTCCCAGATGCAGCAGCGGTTCGTCTCCGACGTCTCCCACGAGCTGCGCACACCGTTGACCACCGTGGCGATGGCGGCTGAGGTACTGCACGACGCGCGCAAGGACTTTGACCCGGTGAACCAACGGTCGGCCGAGTTGTTGTACAACGAGGTGGGGCGCTTTCAGAACCTGCTCAACGATTTGCTCGAAATCTCCCGGTTCGATGCGGGCGCGGCCGTACTGGATACGGACGAATTCGACCTCATGCCCGTCGTCAAGCGCGTCATCCAGACCGCCGAGCCGCACGCTCAGCAGGCGGGAGCGGAACTCCACGTGCACCACAACGGCCCCTGCCTCGTTGAAATGGATCCCCGGCGCATCGAGCGCGTCGTGCGCAACTTGGTCATGAACGCCATCGAGCATTCAGAGGGCCGGCGCATTGATCTGTACGTGGCGAGCAACGAATCGGCTGTGGCCTTGGCCGTTCGGGACCACGGGCTCGGCATGTCGGCGGAGCAGGCCGAGCGAGTCTTTGACCGCTTTTGGCGCGCAGACCCTGCGCGTGCGCGCACCACGGGCGGCAGCGGCTTGGGCTTGTCCATCGCCACCGAGGACACGCGATTGCACGGGGGCCGGCTCGATGCGTGGGGCCAGCCGGGTGAGGGCGCCTGCTTCCGCTTGACGTTGCCCAAGCGAGTGGGTGGTTCCATCGCCGTCGTGCCCTTGGCGTTGCCGCCCGTCGAACCGTCACCCCGCGAACTCGAAGCCGGCCACGGAACGGCGCCGGAGCAGGGAAGGAGCACCTCGTGA
- a CDS encoding LpqB family beta-propeller domain-containing protein → MTSSVRRWRPLLALVAALALLLTGCGTIPVSGPVGTSAPDNSRPDEIDYAFSPPGPEQDAEPEDIISGFITAGLGPADDYSTARSFLGPQLSRSWQPGSRTLIYEDQPNIAANTGEGAFGVEVAVVAEIDNFGRMTRYERPRIETLDMVLRQVDGQWRIAESPDGTLLERSSFEAVFSAYPLYFYDPTYRYAVPDYRWFAARQSLAAALVSALLDGPSSYLENAAVSAFPSDSALARNSVPVSAGTAEVDFAENLFEGVPDLQRQRMEQQLQITLQGVTDIGSVVMTVNQAPVVVGTDASEFRTVETQPSVADTQIAVSDGQLVFYQGDGVLTIGNMQDISEYGPQDPAMSPAGQEYGNQYSFLDSSRTQMVMVVNGEAQVVVTGEELIRPSIDVHGWHWMVDSATGQVNVVRTPPEGTVQDHQRRTIAADWLGDRTVTSFKVSLDGTRAVVVTQQGSESEVFIVGLVRDSTGVPRGFTEPIELETTVEATRAVWDSENAVIVYAPAADASVSPERIGLDGTREQFTPLLGMTNLSSAPGDQIIMYGQTPEGVYSRVSSVWKKQEGTASDLAYPG, encoded by the coding sequence GTGACGAGTTCTGTACGCCGATGGCGCCCGCTGCTGGCCCTTGTCGCGGCTCTGGCGCTCCTGCTGACTGGATGTGGGACGATCCCCGTTTCCGGCCCGGTGGGGACCAGCGCACCGGATAACTCGCGTCCCGACGAGATCGACTACGCGTTTTCGCCCCCTGGCCCGGAGCAGGACGCTGAGCCGGAGGACATCATCTCCGGCTTCATCACGGCGGGGCTTGGTCCCGCGGATGATTACAGCACGGCGCGGTCCTTCCTCGGCCCGCAGCTGTCGAGGAGCTGGCAGCCGGGCTCGCGGACGCTGATCTATGAGGACCAGCCCAACATTGCGGCGAACACCGGCGAAGGCGCCTTTGGCGTCGAGGTCGCTGTGGTGGCGGAGATCGACAACTTCGGCCGCATGACACGCTACGAACGCCCGCGGATCGAGACGTTGGACATGGTGCTGCGTCAGGTCGATGGGCAGTGGCGAATCGCCGAGTCGCCGGACGGTACCCTGCTCGAGCGGAGCAGCTTTGAGGCCGTCTTCTCGGCGTACCCGCTGTACTTTTATGACCCGACCTACCGCTATGCCGTGCCGGATTACCGGTGGTTCGCCGCTCGGCAGTCCCTCGCCGCGGCGCTGGTCTCCGCCCTGCTCGACGGGCCGTCGTCGTACTTGGAGAACGCCGCCGTGAGCGCGTTTCCGTCGGACAGCGCCTTGGCACGCAATTCGGTGCCTGTCTCGGCGGGCACTGCGGAGGTCGATTTCGCGGAGAACCTCTTTGAGGGCGTTCCCGACTTGCAGCGTCAGCGGATGGAACAGCAACTGCAGATCACGCTCCAAGGGGTGACGGACATCGGCAGCGTGGTGATGACGGTGAACCAGGCGCCCGTCGTCGTCGGTACCGACGCGAGCGAATTCCGCACCGTCGAGACCCAGCCGTCGGTGGCCGACACGCAGATCGCCGTCTCGGATGGTCAGTTGGTGTTTTACCAAGGAGACGGCGTGTTGACGATTGGCAACATGCAGGACATCAGCGAGTACGGGCCGCAGGATCCGGCGATGTCTCCGGCGGGGCAGGAGTACGGGAATCAGTACTCGTTCCTCGACAGCAGCCGCACCCAGATGGTCATGGTGGTCAATGGCGAGGCCCAGGTGGTCGTGACCGGCGAGGAACTGATTCGGCCGAGCATCGACGTCCACGGGTGGCACTGGATGGTTGACTCGGCCACCGGACAGGTCAACGTCGTGCGCACCCCGCCGGAAGGGACCGTGCAAGACCATCAGCGTCGGACGATCGCTGCGGACTGGTTGGGGGACCGGACGGTCACCTCGTTCAAGGTTTCACTCGACGGCACGCGCGCCGTCGTCGTCACCCAGCAGGGCAGCGAATCGGAGGTCTTCATCGTGGGCCTCGTGCGGGATTCAACGGGTGTCCCGCGTGGGTTCACGGAGCCCATCGAATTGGAAACGACCGTCGAGGCCACGCGGGCCGTGTGGGATTCGGAGAACGCGGTGATCGTTTACGCGCCCGCGGCGGATGCCTCGGTGAGTCCGGAACGGATTGGGCTGGACGGAACACGTGAACAGTTCACGCCGCTGCTGGGCATGACCAACCTCTCCAGCGCTCCAGGAGACCAGATCATCATGTACGGCCAGACACCGGAGGGCGTCTACTCCCGCGTCTCCAGCGTGTGGAAAAAGCAGGAGGGCACGGCCAGCGATTTGGCCTACCCGGGGTAA
- a CDS encoding ComF family protein — MPERVEAAAESLPLDEFFAPLPVVAAGQYGQELSSCLLAFKDRGRLGLRNVLAPALARSIHRLTAELSVQLSWHGVGDHGPRRTLYLVPVPGRLSARLRRGYFPVGVLLASLEHRGLLPASCRVASLVGVREGWTATIPEGPLRSAIEGALDGGVSAQRRGQKVQGRRSRTAVRGTMRWVGIGSEGGDDLEGQPCLLIDDVLTTGATLSEVYRVVTEAGMTVLGAAVVAATHSPRATSAESETEISVENLDSGPG; from the coding sequence TTGCCGGAGCGAGTTGAAGCGGCGGCAGAATCTCTGCCCCTGGATGAGTTTTTTGCGCCGCTGCCCGTCGTTGCAGCAGGACAGTACGGCCAAGAGCTGAGTTCATGCCTGTTGGCGTTCAAAGATCGCGGACGGCTGGGGCTTCGGAACGTTCTGGCTCCGGCACTGGCTCGGTCAATTCACCGGCTGACCGCGGAATTGAGCGTGCAACTGTCATGGCACGGTGTCGGCGATCACGGGCCGCGGCGGACGCTGTATCTGGTTCCGGTTCCCGGCCGCCTCTCGGCACGCTTGCGCCGCGGATACTTCCCCGTCGGAGTGCTCTTGGCCTCGCTAGAACATCGGGGACTACTGCCCGCCTCGTGCCGCGTCGCCTCACTGGTCGGGGTGAGGGAGGGATGGACGGCAACGATCCCTGAGGGGCCTTTGCGCTCGGCCATCGAAGGGGCCCTCGACGGTGGCGTCTCCGCACAGCGCCGGGGCCAGAAAGTTCAGGGCCGGCGATCGAGGACGGCGGTGCGCGGCACGATGCGTTGGGTTGGCATCGGCAGCGAGGGAGGGGACGATCTCGAGGGGCAACCCTGCCTGCTGATCGACGACGTCCTCACCACGGGTGCCACACTCAGCGAGGTGTATCGCGTGGTGACGGAGGCGGGAATGACGGTGTTGGGAGCCGCCGTGGTCGCCGCGACGCACAGCCCGCGGGCGACGTCCGCCGAGAGTGAAACAGAAATCTCTGTCGAAAACCTTGATTCTGGGCCGGGGTGA
- the hpf gene encoding ribosome hibernation-promoting factor, HPF/YfiA family, protein MEMTFTGRNISVSDRFREYVSEKVGKVEQLASKVQRLDIKVTKEPHSKRPETQLTVELSVVSRGPAIRAESKAGDKFAAFDQAFSKLLERLRRARDKQKVHHGRHTPTAVFEATGGLEPVDTDVPLHVTAAQEAAESNGQVDQDNPVEIRRKVFPATRMSVDDAVDRMELVGHPFYLFVDDATGQTSVVYRRRGWAYGIITLDESCDDEETVETRHYREAAAV, encoded by the coding sequence ATGGAGATGACGTTCACCGGACGCAACATCAGCGTTTCCGACCGATTCCGTGAGTACGTTTCGGAAAAGGTTGGCAAGGTGGAGCAGCTGGCCTCAAAGGTTCAGCGGCTGGACATCAAGGTGACAAAGGAGCCGCACTCGAAGCGCCCCGAGACTCAGCTAACGGTTGAGCTCTCCGTCGTTTCACGAGGCCCCGCCATCCGCGCCGAGTCCAAGGCAGGCGACAAGTTCGCCGCTTTCGATCAGGCGTTCTCAAAACTGCTTGAGCGTTTACGCCGAGCGCGAGACAAGCAGAAAGTGCATCACGGCCGGCACACGCCCACCGCGGTCTTCGAGGCGACCGGAGGCCTCGAGCCCGTCGACACCGACGTTCCTCTCCACGTCACGGCGGCCCAGGAAGCCGCTGAATCGAACGGGCAGGTGGATCAGGACAACCCGGTCGAGATCCGGCGCAAGGTCTTCCCAGCCACACGAATGAGCGTTGATGACGCCGTGGACCGCATGGAACTGGTGGGACACCCGTTCTACCTATTCGTTGACGACGCAACCGGGCAAACGTCAGTGGTGTATCGCCGAAGGGGATGGGCCTACGGCATCATCACCTTGGATGAATCCTGCGATGACGAAGAGACGGTGGAAACGCGTCACTACCGCGAGGCAGCGGCCGTCTAA